In a single window of the Ictalurus furcatus strain D&B unplaced genomic scaffold, Billie_1.0 ctg4, whole genome shotgun sequence genome:
- the LOC128604623 gene encoding uncharacterized protein LOC128604623 isoform X3, translated as MSAVSPVLSADEDSLELHMVRLELEDVEKQIRGLLDKQAQLLERQTALETSCASAHISKVSTQRGISTPSPSTPCVSLCRDRAPRTFPAVVSVTPAPTHLGPWVNQRRKARAGPSPPPVFEIPTRNRFAPLRQTRPNAVIVGDSIVRNVRVASSKGKVRTHCFSGACVLDVAAQVSGILKKDERIGAVVLHAGTNDTRLRQTEVLKRDFSSLIETVRGRSPTAKIIVSGPLPTYRRGAEKLFRPDGLHPSSLGAELLSDNISKALHSK; from the exons atgtctgctgtctctccggttttgagtgcagatgaggactcgctcgagcttcacatggtgcggctggaactggaggatgtggagaagcagatccgcggcctactcgacaagcaggcccagctgctggagcgacaaactgcgctggaaacatcttgtgcctctgcccatatatccaaggtaagcacacagcgtggtatttccactcccagcccctctacgccgtgtgtttctctgtgcagggaccgtgcacctaggactttcccagccgtggtctccgtcacgccggcgccaacacacctcgggccttgggtgaaccagcggcggaaggcgcgggctggaccctctccacctccggtgttcgagattccaaccaggaaccgcttcgcccctctccgccagaccagacccaacgctgtgatcgtcggggactccattgtgcggaacgtccgtgtagcctcatctaaaggtaaggtgcgcacacactgtttttctggtgcttgtgtccttgatgtcgctgcgcaggtatccgggatcctgaagaaggacgagcgcattggagcggttgtgctgcacgcggggacgaacgacaccaggctgcggcagacggaggttctgaagagggacttctccagcctgatcgagacggtacgaggcagatcacccaccgcgaagatcatcgtctctggacctcttcccacatacagacgtggagcagaaaa gttgtttcgtcctgatggcctgcaccccagcagccttggagcggaactgctaTCAGACAACATttccaaggcgctacactccaagtga
- the LOC128604623 gene encoding uncharacterized protein LOC128604623 isoform X1, which produces MSAVSPVLSADEDSLELHMVRLELEDVEKQIRGLLDKQAQLLERQTALETSCASAHISKVSTQRGISTPSPSTPCVSLCRDRAPRTFPAVVSVTPAPTHLGPWVNQRRKARAGPSPPPVFEIPTRNRFAPLRQTRPNAVIVGDSIVRNVRVASSKGKVRTHCFSGACVLDVAAQVSGILKKDERIGAVVLHAGTNDTRLRQTEVLKRDFSSLIETVRGRSPTAKIIVSGPLPTYRRGAEKFSRLLALNDWLVSWCNEQNLVFVNNWNLFWERPRLFRPDGLHPSSLGAELLSDNISKALHSK; this is translated from the coding sequence atgtctgctgtctctccggttttgagtgcagatgaggactcgctcgagcttcacatggtgcggctggaactggaggatgtggagaagcagatccgcggcctactcgacaagcaggcccagctgctggagcgacaaactgcgctggaaacatcttgtgcctctgcccatatatccaaggtaagcacacagcgtggtatttccactcccagcccctctacgccgtgtgtttctctgtgcagggaccgtgcacctaggactttcccagccgtggtctccgtcacgccggcgccaacacacctcgggccttgggtgaaccagcggcggaaggcgcgggctggaccctctccacctccggtgttcgagattccaaccaggaaccgcttcgcccctctccgccagaccagacccaacgctgtgatcgtcggggactccattgtgcggaacgtccgtgtagcctcatctaaaggtaaggtgcgcacacactgtttttctggtgcttgtgtccttgatgtcgctgcgcaggtatccgggatcctgaagaaggacgagcgcattggagcggttgtgctgcacgcggggacgaacgacaccaggctgcggcagacggaggttctgaagagggacttctccagcctgatcgagacggtacgaggcagatcacccaccgcgaagatcatcgtctctggacctcttcccacatacagacgtggagcagaaaagttcagtagacttctagcattaaatgattggttagtctcttggtgtaatgagcagaatctggtgtttgtcaataactggaatctgttctgggagcgtcctaggttgtttcgtcctgatggcctgcaccccagcagccttggagcggaactgctaTCAGACAACATttccaaggcgctacactccaagtga
- the LOC128604623 gene encoding uncharacterized protein LOC128604623 isoform X2, producing MRTRSSFTWCGWNWRMWRSRSAAYSTSRPSCWSDKLRWKHLVPLPIYPRDRAPRTFPAVVSVTPAPTHLGPWVNQRRKARAGPSPPPVFEIPTRNRFAPLRQTRPNAVIVGDSIVRNVRVASSKGKVRTHCFSGACVLDVAAQVSGILKKDERIGAVVLHAGTNDTRLRQTEVLKRDFSSLIETVRGRSPTAKIIVSGPLPTYRRGAEKFSRLLALNDWLVSWCNEQNLVFVNNWNLFWERPRLFRPDGLHPSSLGAELLSDNISKALHSK from the exons atgaggactcgctcgagcttcacatggtgcggctggaactggaggatgtggagaagcagatccgcggcctactcgacaagcaggcccagctgctggagcgacaaactgcgctggaaacatcttgtgcctctgcccatatatccaag ggaccgtgcacctaggactttcccagccgtggtctccgtcacgccggcgccaacacacctcgggccttgggtgaaccagcggcggaaggcgcgggctggaccctctccacctccggtgttcgagattccaaccaggaaccgcttcgcccctctccgccagaccagacccaacgctgtgatcgtcggggactccattgtgcggaacgtccgtgtagcctcatctaaaggtaaggtgcgcacacactgtttttctggtgcttgtgtccttgatgtcgctgcgcaggtatccgggatcctgaagaaggacgagcgcattggagcggttgtgctgcacgcggggacgaacgacaccaggctgcggcagacggaggttctgaagagggacttctccagcctgatcgagacggtacgaggcagatcacccaccgcgaagatcatcgtctctggacctcttcccacatacagacgtggagcagaaaagttcagtagacttctagcattaaatgattggttagtctcttggtgtaatgagcagaatctggtgtttgtcaataactggaatctgttctgggagcgtcctaggttgtttcgtcctgatggcctgcaccccagcagccttggagcggaactgctaTCAGACAACATttccaaggcgctacactccaagtga